In Deinococcus humi, the genomic window CCCCGCATGCTCAAACAGGTGCTGGTGGAGGATGGCGTCATCAGGTGCGGCTTGGCGGCTGACGGTCATCTGCAGTGGCCTCCGGAACGTAGCGGTGTACCGGAGGCGACGCTCGTCGTGCTCTCCTGTACGCTGGCCCTATCGTCCCAAAGGGTCCGTCACACAACCGTCACCCACTCACGTCAATAAAGAGTGAGCAGACCAGCAAATGTGGTCATCAGCATAAAATTCAGGTTGCTGTTTTCACCCCAAACCTGTTATCCCAGAAACAGCTGCCCGCATCTTCTCCCCAAATAAATGCTGGAGTCGGTAAGGGACGAGCCCCTGCGCCTAGCAATCGTCAGGTTTCGCAAGTGGCCGTGCGTCAAGTGGCTCCCCGCCCCGGTGACATGAAAAAGCCGCGTCAAGGGCAGCAGAAGGAGAACTGAGCGGCGCTGAGCTTGTCAGGTGGTCCCTCCGAGGAAGTGAGGGGCGAGAGGTGACTTCAATCCAAGCGCCGCACCAGAGCAACGTGATCGGCTTGAAAGCCGACACGCTCATAAAAGCTTCGGGCACGCGTGTTGTACCAGGAGGTCTTCAACATGATCTCCACAGCCCCCCTCGAGCGGCTCCACCGCTCTATGGCTTCCATCAGGAATCGCGCTACCCCACTACCCTCCGCATCGGCCGTGACAGCCAGGTCCTTGATGAACACTCCACGTTCAGTGGGATGCCAGTACAGCAGTGTAAAGCCCAGTGGTTGGCCCTCCGTGCCCTCTGCCACCAGAACAGCCGATCCTTCTTCGGGTTCGTGGAGTGCCTGCCTGAACAAGGGTTCGTACCCAGCCGTCATCTGCGCTTGATCCCGCCACGCAGGTGCAGTTGAGGTAAGGCGAGGAGCCAAGCTGAGCATGAACGGCAGGTCATCAGGGGTGGCATCTCGAAGAGTCATCTGAGGCTTCACACCCAGAGTGTAGAGAGGGCAGGATGACTGAGAGAGGACACACTTACGGGCATGGCATAGACGATGGAGCAGCTTGGTAGAAGGAGAAACACAGCTCGCGCGCACCAGCGCCCTTATCACGCATGTGACCGCTGGTGACCTTGACTGGCAGATGGACCGTCCACTGCTGTTCGCTTAGGGAGTTGATCAGGGCTAACCAGGGAAGCCCGAGCGGCTTCGGCGTAGGGCATCCCTGTCGCACTTCCTTTTTCCTCACCTGAACCCTCCGGTCAATGCAATGCCCTCCCAGATATGCAGCGGGGGCGTCCATCCCGCGACGCTGGCCGGCCCGTCCAGACTGGTCCGGTCAGCAGGCCAGCCTTCATGGCTTCCGCCAGCCCCGATGCAAGGCGTCCACCGCTTCATGCCCGATAGAGTCCACGAAATTGCCAGACAGGCGAGCAGGGTATTCACCAAGCGCCCTGCTGGGATTCGGCATTCCATGGTGACGGATACCGCTGCCCGGCTGGTCCGGCTTCTCTTTCACGAAGCCGGACACAGTTGCCCCCATGGCTTCACTCACCGGACCAAGTAGGGTTGCCAGGTCTGCCTCAGTGCGTTCTGCGCGTGCCCCAACACCACCCACATCATGCGCTGAGTCTCTTTATCAACAGCGTCCACCAAAGGCCGCAGCCGCAGCGGTTCGGGCCGTATTCCCCTTCCACCAGCAACATCCCATGGGTGGTCAGCGGGGCAGACTTATGGATGTAGACCTTGCACACTAGCACTGGCAGGTCCGCCCCAATGCCTGCGTGAGCACGTTCGGTGGCGTCTAGCTGAGTGGCGATGCGGCCGAACGTACCGAGCAAAATCCCCGCTCCCTTGTATCTGGTGTCGGATGGTCGGGCAGCGGATTGATCGGGTTGCTGTCCGCGTCATACTCCTCGAAAAAAGATGGTTCCGGTCCCTCGGCGCCGACCGGTTCCTGCTAGGCGTGCAGGGTGACCTGCTGGCCCAGCTCGGCGCACAAGACGTCCAGCTCGGGGTGGGCGTCCCCGTGAATCTGCTCGGTCAGGGACCCGGTCACGATTGAGCCTCCGAACCCAGGGGCCAGCTGATCAGGAACTGGGCACCGGTTTGCTCCCGCTGCGCATGGTGGCGAGCGGGGAGCGAATAAGGCCCGTGCGGCGTCTCGCTTCTCGGCTGAGCCGCGCGGCAGCCGCACAGCAGGCTTCACGGAGCGGTAAAACAGGCACGCGAAAGCCCCAAACCTCCATGTCCGGGGTTACCCGTGCCGACTTCACCCGGTCGGTTAAATTGTGGGACAGGAAAAGATTAACCGCTTTGGGGCTATGCCGTGCTGTGCTTGAACCCGAAGGGCACGATGGCCCCGATGGGTCCAGATTCCAGTACCAAGACGTGTTCTCACTTGAAGTGCGTAACGGCTACATCCTCCGATTGCGACTCGTTCGGGATGAGACGCCCTCTGCCACAAGAGGAGCCGCGCCCGATGCCGGCCCCTGGCATCTGGCCGTGGACCTTGAGCACCAGAACCAGACTCATCCGGCCTTCAACTTTCCCAGCTATTCCTCCGCAGAAGAGCGAGATGAAGCACAGCGGCGAGTATGGGCATATATGGATGGACTGCGCCCCAGACCCAGGCAGGTGCCTTCGTATCCGGATCCTTTTGATCGTCGTCAGTCTCCCGCCCCAGAAGGCCCAGCTTCTGACGCAGGATCGCCTCTGAATTGGGATCGTGCGTGATTGCCGCCCACATTCATCAGATTGTCGAGTTGGGCGTTGAGCGTCGCATCCGGTGGTCTGGTTCTAGGCGTGTCCAGGGACAATGGAGTGATCGACCACACTCCCCCCGAAAGGATGCATCTAAGAAATTGCGAATTGTTCAAGGTGGCTCTCCTCTTTACCGTGAAGCAGCCTGATATTCATGGTGATATGGCAACCAAAAACGCGTTCTGGGAACGGCGAAACGGGTATCAAGTGGTGCTGGAACTGTGGCATGATGAGTCGCGCAACGTAGGCGGGGATGTCCCAGATGCCAGGCAGTGGTCATGGATGGCCCGACTGAACGGTAAGGACTGCACAAACGCCGCCCTGGGAGACAGCGAGACGACTTACGCAGACCTGAACGATCAGGAAGTGGCTATCAAACGGCTGAGGGCCTACATTGATTTATTGCCCTCCGGGACTGGTGCCAGGGCCCAACTCTGAGTCCGCCCGCTCGGCGGGCTCAGCTTCTGGGGCAGGCTGGCCTTTAGATTGGGATCGTGCGTGATGCCGCTCGCATTCATCAGGTTGCCGAGCTGCCAGGCATGGCGTCCAGAGCTGCGTCGCTTAGGCCGCCGTGCTCCAACTAAGGCCATAACTCCGGGGCACACCGTTCAAGCGCATCAGGTTGGCGATGCCGAAACGGTTGATCACCAACGCAATGCCGCCCAGGATACCCATCCCAGCCAGTTCAAACTAGCTGGTCAGGCCTGCGCACCTTTACATTCAGATCCGCCCAGCAACAGGCAGTTACTGCCAGGCCGGCCCGCTCAGCTCCGCGTCCTCGCCTTCCTCGGTACGCGCCAGGACGTGCCCCGCCAAGTCATCCGGGTGCCAGCGCGTGTGCGTCAGGACCACCCGGGCGCCGGGAGCCAGGCGAGTCACAAGCGCGGACGTAAACCACTCCCAGACTCCCTCCCGGATCACCTTGGATGCTGCTGCCGTCCTTGAGAGGATCGTCAATGACGGCCACAAAGGCGCCCATCCCGGTGATCGAGCAGCCGACGCCTGCGGCCTGGAAGAAACCTTTCAAGTTGGTGCCCCAATCGGTTGCTCCCTGGGCGTCATCCGTCAGACGCACGTGTGGGAAGAACATTGGGAAGGCCCCCTCATTGCGACTGCTGGTGCGGGCGAGCCGAACTGCGTAGCTGGCATAGATGGCTTCGGCATCCGGATGCTACCCGAACATCCACTCCATCCAGGCTTTCACCATTTCGGTCTTGCTGTTCAATCAGCAGCGCGATATGCGGGGCCAGCTGATAGCGCGGATACCAGGCCTGCCAGTACTGGCTCAGGGTGCGGAGGGTTGCCCCTTCAGTTCGGGATCGGCGGGCGGTTTTCCAGGCTCGAGCCTTGCGCTGGAGCGTTTCCATTCTGGTCAGCATCCCCAGCATTGAGTACCTCCAGGGCCAGCGCGATCTCGCCCAGGTCCTTGCCCGCGGCGATCAGGGTTCGCAGGGCGGGCAGGTTGACCTGCTGTTGCTGGAACCCGCTTTCAGGGTCTCTGACGGTGACCATCGGCTCAATGCACTCGACGATCATGGTGGCCTTGTGCAGGGTGCTCCGCAGGGCGCGGTGGAGCCCCTGATCCAGCTGCCCTCGGCGACGCCCCATCTGCGGGCGAAAAGTTTCGAAAGTTTGGCATCGGATTTCAGCCGGACGCGGTAATTTTCAACTGTCCTGGTAGCGATCTTCGATTTTTTCGCCGCCCTCTCATCTCCGGGGAAGGCCGCGTCCACCAGAATCGCGGCAGCCCGATCAGAGTTCAGGGTATGGGCAATAGGGATCGGCCCCGGTTGTGCTTGGGCGGGTCACCTCCTAAGTTGGGGAAGAGAAGCACCTCCCGCTTCAATGAACAGGCGGTAGTCAATAGGCACAGATGTTGGACACCTTGTCGGGCGTCACCTTAATACGCCCTTTAACGACACTTGAACGTTTAGTCATGGAGGGTGTTGTGATGTGTCTGAAATCACGTCTGACTAGCCTCAATGCATGGGAAAAGTCGCCATTCGTAAGTTTTCTTATTTGGACCACCACAGCGAGATCATCAGAGAACGCAGAAACTTCCCACCCATCTCAACGTTCGAGCCACGGCTAGGCATTCAGGTGCGTTACGGCTTGAAGTTCGACGGTCACATCACGCATTGGACTAATTTTGTGGAAGCCGCGGATGATCAGCTGTCCGCCGAGAGCATTGCGGAGATGGGCGTGCGGCAGGCGCTTGAGCTATACGAAAAGACTGAAAGAGCCTCATCCGCTGCCTGATTGGAGAAAGTGATTTATGGACAAAGAAACACTGGCCGAGTTGAAAGCCCAGACCGAGCACAATGCGGCGGTCCGCACAGGCTGGTTGACCGATCAACCCAGAGCGGAGGCCATGTCCCGTGAACGAGGGGTTGAACGAATGACCAAATTCGTTGCGACGTTTCACCAGGCCTTCTGGAGTCTCGAAGCCATCATTGCCTCCACGCTCAAAGGAAATGCAGAAATCAAGAGCCAGGAGTACATGAGCTACGCCACCGAGGCCCGAATGGAAACCTGGCTGCCTGGACGTGGTGATCGCTGGGTCCATGCTTTTTTGAAAGCAGATTTGGCGCTGAACACCGATATCATTGAGCTTGCGGGTCAATATACCACCGCCAGCCATCCCACGGTCTCCTTGCCTTTCTCTCGCACCTATCACCTCGAGAGTCTTTCGTCGAGACAGATCGAGCAGGATGTCGGCGAACTGCTCAAAGAGCTCCTGACTTAAATCTCAAGTTGATCTCTGGCGGGAGTTCGCGGTTTGCGGTGGAGTCGCCACCTTCTGGTGGGTAGAGTTCCGCTGTGGAAGAGAAGACCATTGGACAACTGGCGGAAGACATCAAAGGGCTCGTCCAACATTTCGAAGCGCTCTGCGCCCGAGCCCTGGCTCACCCGGTGTTCCCTTATCTCCCGGACGCCGCCGAATACGAACAGCTCTTCGTTCTCGGCGAGCAAACCCTGCGTGACGACCTCACGGCAGGCATCGCCAGTCTTGCGCCCGTCATCCAGGAGATCGAAGTGGGGCTGGAGAACATGGAGAAGTACCGAGATCAGGTACCTCAGGAGAGTCTTTCTAACTAACCCCTACACCAGCGACTGGCGGCCTTCACGCTGTAGCGCGAAACAAGAAGGCAGGCTGTCTGAAATTCAGACGGCCTGCCTTCCCAAAGCTCCCTGTTTCCATGACCCCGACCCAGTCAAGATCATCTGCAAGTCGAACTCTTGAACTCCAGACCATGGAGCTCGAGGTCTAGCGGAGCAGTCATGCCACGGCGAACGTGAACGTAAACTAGCCCGAGGCTGTGTCATTGCCAGGAATGAGCTCTTTGCCGTCCTGCTGGTAGGTCAGCTGACCTCCAACACTGAACCCAGCCGCTCTGAAGGACGCTCTGGACGGCAGCAGTTCTTCTATTTCCCATTCTTGTCGTAGATGCCTGGATAGATCAGCACGTCATCCTGCTCGAAGCTCGTGGCTGCCACAGTCTTGCCGTCCGCCTGTTGCACCGCTTTCACCAATGGACTGTTGATCGTGGGGTCTATGACCAGCGGCGTGATAGCAATGCCATCGCGGTCAATGAGGGATTGAAGGGGAGGGTGGTGGGCACTTGAACGCCCAACACAGTTAGGGAGGCGGGGCTGGAGGGAAGGCTGGCCAGAGGAATGGTGGACCGGCTGCAGGAAGACAAGAGAAGGGCGTCTCCAAGCATGATGGCAGCACTCCGCACTTTAACTGACATACTTCTCCTAGGAACATGACAGGACGCGATTGGGAACCGCATGAAAGTTGTATCTGTGTGCTGTCAGCATGGCAGGAGAGAAAAGAGATTTCGCGTCAAATTGATTCTCTTGGTTCTGGTCTAGGGTCATAGCAATGAAGCTTTAGATATAGGCTGAACAGAACAGCGTCAAGAAGCGAAAAACAGCCGATGGTGCTGTTGGGCATCTGGGTTAGGTGGTGATCACGTACCAATAGGTCCTTGTGGGCGGAGCCCCACCGTTGGTGCTCTCGACTTCTCGGGCGATCATGCCCTCATGTTCGAGTTCGTACAGAGCGGCATCAATTTCGTTGTGCGGCCAGCCAGAAAGAGTCTTGGCCAAATCAGCGGCCGTGCTGCGCGTCGAAGGCTTCTGACGAATATGCGCCAGCACGTCATGTTTGCAAGTCGGGAAAGCGCTCATGCAGGAAGTGTATGCCCCTCCTATCTGCGTTTGATCATGACAATCACGCCTTCTTAAAACCTCGATATGCTGCCCACGAACGGCTCTTTGTGCAACACAGTTCGGTCAGGTAGACTGGCTCTCTGACCAGCAAGCGGAATGGGGCAGGCAACCGATCATCAGGTTTCAAGAGATAGACCAGCCTTTGAGAGCAGCGGGCAGCGCGGCTGGTGGCCTTCTTGTTGTGGATCGTTTTGCCTCCCTTCCATAGGGTGGACTGAACGGTGTCTTTT contains:
- a CDS encoding GNAT family N-acetyltransferase, which translates into the protein MKPQMTLRDATPDDLPFMLSLAPRLTSTAPAWRDQAQMTAGYEPLFRQALHEPEEGSAVLVAEGTEGQPLGFTLLYWHPTERGVFIKDLAVTADAEGSGVARFLMEAIERWSRSRGAVEIMLKTSWYNTRARSFYERVGFQADHVALVRRLD